The Thomasclavelia ramosa DSM 1402 genome includes a region encoding these proteins:
- a CDS encoding biotin--[acetyl-CoA-carboxylase] ligase codes for MSYIELDEVDSTNDYVKRNLNKLPNLSVVRCNYQTNGRGRNGHVWQSKNGDDLLMSILVKDFKKPQDLHKMTQLVACSVAGLLDRYGIKAKIKWPNDIYVDDLKICGILVEAIYQTDLEGVVVGVGLNVNSINGDYASMKMKTGQTYQVKSLMIAMLTYFKIYYSLYQQGSYDKILDYANDIAYLKDKQVEFQDYGLVTFTKLNENGTVNFVDSNHREHNILINEISLHKD; via the coding sequence TACGTAAAACGTAATTTAAATAAACTTCCTAATCTAAGTGTAGTTCGTTGTAATTATCAAACAAATGGTCGGGGTCGGAATGGACACGTTTGGCAAAGTAAGAATGGTGATGACTTGCTGATGAGTATTTTGGTAAAAGATTTTAAAAAACCTCAAGACCTTCATAAAATGACACAGCTAGTTGCTTGTAGTGTGGCGGGGTTACTAGATCGTTATGGAATAAAAGCTAAAATTAAGTGGCCCAATGATATTTATGTTGATGATTTAAAGATTTGTGGAATCTTAGTAGAGGCAATCTATCAAACTGATTTAGAAGGGGTTGTAGTTGGAGTTGGATTAAATGTTAATTCAATAAACGGTGATTATGCTTCAATGAAGATGAAAACTGGCCAGACATATCAAGTTAAATCACTAATGATAGCAATGTTAACATATTTTAAGATATACTATAGTCTTTATCAGCAAGGTTCGTATGATAAAATTCTTGATTATGCTAATGATATTGCTTATTTAAAGGATAAACAGGTTGAATTTCAAGATTATGGTTTAGTTACATTTACTAAGTTGAATGAAAATGGTACAGTTAATTTTGTGGATTCAAATCATCGGGAACATAATATTTTAATAAATGAAATATCTTTGCATAAAGATTAA
- a CDS encoding BglG family transcription antiterminator: MIILLELTSRQFLIIRLLQKNTVPLSANTLSRLLDISPRTLRNDIFQINKNIEDFHISSSKNGYQLTLLSENAHMLINDIKISEQSKSTNIILQYLLNHPSCHLLELSENCYMSESSVARCIKTIKPLLNKYHLTVERKNDIFSLHGSEYDKRALFAHLIGIEASQPITSLQHFQQYFQDFHLSEVEAIIDSVLKKYNIRVDDIHYQNLVMNTSITLQRIFVGSDIEPLPFSYSLSNDEIICQLSKDLCHNLEEYFNLHFAQTDNEYMQVLCIGSIKINEENYETQILYNDYSFVYKIKEILDDLVEHFSLQLNYQMSLNHFALHIHRLFFRNHSSLYFQNDFHNNLKNTHPFIYELAVYFAYKFQESFNITVNINEIGLLAIHLGLMIQSNEENKQYLKALCICPEYNDLRKHFANQFLLNFGDNVQLISFISSKKNIQDYHFDFLISTINDYESPDCMVISPLLLSQDIDKLNLKINLLKEKKKKDLLKKELSKYIDPKLFFRNVDFTCKKDAILFLCSQMLKHGDAKTDFVDSVFEREKISTTSFFNKFAVPHAIHFGDVKTRITFLLNDKAIPWGDTSVHLVMLISINEKDIMTFNTIYSSIIDLLLDDESFDEMLKIKTFDELSVYLENHV, from the coding sequence GTGATTATTTTGCTTGAACTTACCTCTAGACAATTTTTAATTATTCGTCTATTACAAAAAAATACCGTTCCACTAAGTGCTAATACGCTATCAAGATTACTAGATATTAGTCCTAGAACACTTAGAAACGATATTTTTCAAATTAATAAAAATATTGAGGATTTTCATATTTCTTCATCCAAAAATGGCTATCAATTAACTTTATTAAGCGAAAATGCCCATATGCTTATAAATGATATTAAAATATCCGAACAATCAAAGTCTACCAATATAATTTTACAATATCTGCTTAATCACCCATCATGTCACTTATTAGAGTTATCAGAAAATTGTTATATGAGTGAATCCAGTGTTGCTCGCTGTATTAAAACAATCAAACCGCTTTTAAACAAATATCATCTAACAGTTGAACGAAAAAATGATATTTTTTCGTTACATGGTAGTGAATATGATAAAAGAGCTCTTTTTGCTCATTTAATTGGGATTGAAGCTTCACAACCAATAACTAGCCTACAACACTTTCAACAGTATTTTCAAGATTTTCATCTTTCTGAAGTAGAAGCTATAATCGACTCTGTTTTAAAGAAATATAATATTCGAGTTGACGATATTCACTATCAAAATCTTGTGATGAATACATCTATCACGCTTCAAAGAATTTTTGTTGGAAGCGACATCGAACCCCTGCCGTTTTCATACTCCTTATCAAATGACGAAATTATTTGCCAGCTGTCCAAAGACCTATGTCATAACCTAGAAGAATATTTTAATCTTCATTTTGCTCAAACAGATAATGAATATATGCAAGTCCTTTGTATTGGCTCGATTAAAATAAACGAAGAAAATTATGAAACCCAAATTTTATATAATGATTATAGTTTTGTTTATAAAATTAAAGAAATTCTCGATGATCTTGTTGAACACTTTTCATTGCAACTTAATTATCAAATGTCTTTAAATCATTTTGCTTTACATATTCATCGTTTATTTTTTAGAAATCATTCTTCGCTTTACTTTCAAAATGACTTCCATAATAACCTTAAAAATACCCATCCTTTCATTTATGAGTTAGCTGTTTATTTTGCCTATAAATTTCAAGAAAGTTTCAATATTACAGTGAATATTAACGAAATTGGCCTATTGGCAATTCATTTAGGTTTAATGATTCAATCCAATGAAGAAAATAAACAATATTTAAAAGCACTATGTATTTGTCCAGAGTATAATGATTTACGAAAGCATTTTGCCAATCAATTTTTATTAAACTTTGGTGATAATGTACAATTAATTAGTTTTATTTCTTCTAAAAAGAATATTCAAGACTATCATTTTGATTTTTTGATTTCTACTATTAATGACTATGAAAGCCCCGATTGTATGGTAATCAGCCCCTTGCTATTATCACAAGATATTGATAAATTGAATCTTAAAATCAATCTATTAAAAGAGAAAAAGAAAAAAGATCTGCTAAAAAAGGAATTATCTAAATACATTGATCCTAAACTCTTTTTTAGAAATGTTGATTTTACATGTAAAAAGGATGCTATTTTATTTTTATGCAGTCAAATGTTAAAACATGGTGATGCTAAAACAGATTTTGTTGATAGTGTATTTGAACGCGAAAAAATATCAACAACTTCATTTTTTAATAAATTTGCAGTTCCTCATGCAATTCATTTTGGTGATGTAAAAACCCGAATTACTTTTTTATTGAATGACAAAGCAATTCCTTGGGGTGATACCTCCGTTCATTTAGTCATGCTTATTTCAATAAATGAAAAAGACATAATGACTTTCAATACAATCTATTCTTCAATTATTGATCTTTTATTAGATGATGAGTCTTTTGATGAAATGTTGAAAATCAAAACATTTGATGAATTATCAGTTTATTTAGAAAATCATGTTTAA